A section of the Oryzias latipes chromosome 10, ASM223467v1 genome encodes:
- the cxcl14 gene encoding C-X-C motif chemokine 14, which translates to MGRCTVLIILLVVSFYVLSAEAYKCRCTRKGPKIRYKDVQKLEIKPKHPFCQERMIFVTMENVSRFKGQEYCLHPKLQSTKNLVKWFRIWKDKHRVYEA; encoded by the exons ATGGGTCGGTGCACAGTGCTCATTATTTTGCTGGTGGTGTCCTTTTACGTCTTGAGCGCAGAAG CCTACAAGTGTAGGTGCACCAGAAAAGGACCAAAGATCAGATACAAGGATGTTCAGAAGCTTGAGATCAAACCCAAACACCCCTTCTGCCAGGAAAGGAtgatttt CGTGACAATGGAGAACGTGTCTCGGTTTAAGGGCCAGGAATATTGTCTCCATCCCAAACTTCAGAGCACCAAGAATCTGGTTAAATGGTTCCGGATTTGGAAGGACAAGCACAG GGTGTATGAAGCCTAA